In Clostridium sporogenes, one genomic interval encodes:
- a CDS encoding pyridoxal-phosphate-dependent aminotransferase family protein: MKVPYVMTPGPTMVRENVRMARAMETTNPDLDLQFYDYYKETYEKIGEFLKTKNEVRILSGEGILGLEAACASLTEKGDRILAIDNGIFGESFADFVEIYEGEVVFFKGDRKRDIDIEKLKKFLEKDSNFKYATVVHCDTPSGVINDISKICPIFKEKGIITVVDSVSAMGGQELRVDEWKIDMVLGGSQKCMSAPPGLSFLSISEDAFKAMEERKKPIASYYCNLLVWKDYYKNKWFPYTPPISDIVGLRAAVDNILEDKDIVSRHNNIAKACREAIVESGLRLYLKQGYSNTVTVIELPKEIEDKALRTYMQDKYNVIVAGSFGYLQGKVIRIGHMGENANIDKIAYTLFALQNSLEYLGYKLKGSLTEVFLQKIME, translated from the coding sequence ATGAAGGTACCATATGTTATGACACCAGGCCCTACTATGGTAAGAGAGAATGTTAGGATGGCGAGGGCTATGGAAACAACAAACCCAGATTTAGATTTACAATTTTATGATTATTATAAAGAAACCTATGAAAAAATAGGTGAATTTTTAAAAACTAAAAATGAAGTAAGAATATTAAGTGGAGAAGGTATATTAGGATTAGAAGCAGCTTGTGCTTCATTGACAGAAAAAGGTGACAGAATTCTTGCAATTGACAATGGAATTTTTGGTGAAAGCTTTGCAGATTTTGTAGAAATATATGAAGGAGAAGTAGTATTTTTTAAAGGGGATAGAAAAAGGGATATAGATATAGAGAAATTGAAAAAGTTCCTAGAAAAGGATAGTAACTTTAAATATGCTACTGTTGTACATTGTGATACTCCCTCAGGAGTTATTAATGATATATCAAAGATATGTCCAATATTTAAAGAAAAGGGCATAATAACTGTAGTAGATTCTGTATCTGCTATGGGCGGGCAGGAGCTAAGGGTGGATGAATGGAAAATAGATATGGTCCTTGGTGGATCTCAAAAATGCATGTCAGCCCCTCCAGGACTTTCATTCCTTAGTATAAGTGAAGATGCTTTTAAAGCTATGGAAGAAAGGAAAAAACCTATAGCATCCTATTATTGTAATCTCCTTGTATGGAAGGATTATTATAAAAATAAATGGTTTCCATATACGCCACCGATAAGTGATATAGTTGGACTAAGAGCAGCAGTGGATAATATTTTAGAGGACAAAGATATTGTATCAAGACATAATAATATAGCAAAGGCTTGTAGAGAGGCTATAGTAGAAAGTGGACTTAGGCTCTATTTAAAGCAGGGTTATTCCAATACTGTTACAGTTATAGAACTACCTAAAGAAATAGAGGATAAAGCCTTAAGAACATATATGCAGGATAAATATAATGTAATCGTAGCAGGTTCTTTTGGGTATCTTCAAGGGAAGGTTATAAGAATAGGTCATATGGGTGAAAATGCTAATATAGATAAGATTGCCTATACACTATTTGCACTTCAAAACAGCTTAGAGTATTTAGGGTATAAACTAAAAGGGAGTCTTACAGAGGTATTTTTGCAGAAAATCATGGAGTAG